The Pseudodesulfovibrio sediminis genome includes the window GTGTCCTTTTCGAAGCGAGCCGGGATCTCCTGACGGATATGGGTCATTGCCTTGTGCTGGGCGGTCTTGAGCTTGCGGCCCTTGCCAGCGGCCATGTGCACGGCAATGGGTTTGTCGTTGTCCTCGAAGTTGTAGAGATAGACCACGTCACCCGGAGGTGTTGCTTTGGCCGCCGTGGGCGTGAGAAAGGCTTTGACGAAATAGGTGCGGCCCATGTTGGGTTCGCCGGAAACATAGATGTTATGCTCGTTCCCCTTGATCTCAAGGGCCAGGGACAGGGCCTGGATGGCCCGGGGCTGGAGCTTGGGATAGACGTTTTTTGCCGGAATGTCCGAGCTGGTTGCATAGGGGATCTTGGCGGGGTCCAGGGTGGCCCGGAGCCTGGATGCAGGGAGTCCTTTCAGCGCAGGAGTAGTCTTCTTCATTGAATGCTCACGTTGTTGGTTTTGTGCGGCAGGGGCACTGTTGCCAAATCTATGCGGTTTCAACCCGATTGTCATCATTCTTGTCAAGGTGGAAAAGGAAAAAGAGCAACTCCCGGTAAAGGAATCGTGCCGTATTGCAGCTGCGTCTGCATACAGCGGCCACGGAACCGTGGCATCGGTATCGGTTCATGATGTCATGCCGTTCCGGCGCGATGTCGTTACCGGATATAATTGGGCAGGTTCAAAAAGAGATTGGTGGTGTAGGACGTCATCTTGTCCATGATCCATGGAAAGGCGAGGAGGAGCGCGATGAAAATGGCAACGATCTTCGGCACCATGGTCAGCGTCATTTCCTGAATCTGGGTGGCTGCCTGGATAATGGAAATGAAAATACCGACGATCATGCCGATACCGAGCATGGGCAGGGATATGATCAATGTCATTTCAATCGCCTGTCTGGCGAATCCAACCACGAATTCAGGAGTCATCGGACGCACTTCTCCCTGGGAAAACTATTGTGTCCCGTCACTGGAACGTGTTGACCAGAGAACCTATGAGCAGGTTCCAGCCGTCGATCAGAATAAAGAGCAAAATCTTGAACGGCAATGATATCATGACCGGAGGCAGCATCATCATACCCATGGCGAGCAGGATGGAGGCCACGACCATATCCAGAATCAGGAAGGGAATATAGATCAGGAAGCCGATGGTGAACCCGGTCTTGAGCTCAGAGATGGTATAGGCGGCCACCAGCATGATGGTGGGGACCTCTTCCTTGGTCGCGGGCCGTTCTTCCTTGGTGATGGAGTAGAAAATTGACAGATCTTTTTCGCGGGTGTGCTTGAACATGAAGCCGCGAATGGGAACCTGCGCCCGCTCCAGTGCTTCGGTGAAGCCTATCTGTTCATCCATGTACGGCTGGAGCGCCGTGTCGTTCATGGCCTTGCCCACAGGGTACATGATGACCATGGTCATGAAGATGGCCAGCCCGGACAGGATCTGGTTGGGGGGCATCTGCTGGGTGCCCATGGCCTGCCTGATGAAGTG containing:
- the fliQ gene encoding flagellar biosynthesis protein FliQ; this translates as MTPEFVVGFARQAIEMTLIISLPMLGIGMIVGIFISIIQAATQIQEMTLTMVPKIVAIFIALLLAFPWIMDKMTSYTTNLFLNLPNYIR
- the fliP gene encoding flagellar type III secretion system pore protein FliP (The bacterial flagellar biogenesis protein FliP forms a type III secretion system (T3SS)-type pore required for flagellar assembly.), with translation MTRSSKRGFIILGLALAGLLLPVLAYGQVPTIPKFTMELAAGQAEPEEISSLLEILFLLTVLSMAPAIMLTMTSFTRIIIVFHFIRQAMGTQQMPPNQILSGLAIFMTMVIMYPVGKAMNDTALQPYMDEQIGFTEALERAQVPIRGFMFKHTREKDLSIFYSITKEERPATKEEVPTIMLVAAYTISELKTGFTIGFLIYIPFLILDMVVASILLAMGMMMLPPVMISLPFKILLFILIDGWNLLIGSLVNTFQ